Proteins from one Podospora pseudoanserina strain CBS 124.78 chromosome 1, whole genome shotgun sequence genomic window:
- a CDS encoding hypothetical protein (EggNog:ENOG503P682; COG:S) yields MRVSNNLSLVLLAAGVTAQSVEPETGKLGDATIVSNNPVGVVYKAVLPAEAWFKPAYPDGGNIEGEITAVAAESGEGVVYTYKLSNLPKEGGPFPYHLHVAPVPADGNCTVTLAHLDPFIRGENTSCNPFAPQTCQVGDLSGKFGEIRPEEDGTWETTYTDLYSSTLEGLGSFFGNRSIVFHYPNKTRISCANFEKVEGGVSSSVTVLPTVTGNGSYTILPTGGVSTTTGGGPSTTSDAGAGTETTTSPPLSGAAGLRGSAVGALVVGAVVMFML; encoded by the exons ATGCGTGTCTCgaacaacctctcccttgtcctcctcgctgccggCGTGACAGCCCAGTCGGTCGAGCCTGAGACAGGC AAACTCGGCGATGCCACCATCGTAAGCAACAACCCCGTCGGGGTCGTGTACAAAGCCGTCCTGCCGGCGGAGGCGTGGTTCAAGCCGGCGTATCCGGATGGGGGGAATATCGAGGGGGAGATCactgctgtggctgctgagtcgggggagggagtggtgtATACATACAAGCTCTCCAACCTGCCCAAGGAGGGCGGGCCGTTCC CCTACCACCTCCACGTCGCCCCTGTCCCCGCCGACGGGAACTGCACCGTCACGCTCGCCCACTTGGATCCGTTTATCCGTGGGGAAAACACGTCTTGCAACCCGTTTGCTCCGCAGACGTGCCAGGTTGGGGATTTGAGCGGCAAGTTTGGGGAGATCAGacctgaggaggatgggacgTGGGAGACGACGTATACGGACTTGTACTCGTCGACgcttgaggggttgggaagtTTCTTTGGGAACAGGAGCATCGTGTTTCATTATCCTAACAAGACCAGGATTAGCTGTGCCAACTTTGagaaggtggaagggggggtgagcAGCAGTGTGACGGTGCTGCCGACGGTGACGGGTAATGGGAGTTATACTATTTTGCCTACGGGGGGTGTGAGCACTACTACCGGAGGGGGGCCGAGCACCACGAGTGATGCGGGGGCTGGGACGGAGACGACCACGTCGCCTCCTTTGAGTGGAGCTgctgggttgagggggagtgCGGTTGGGGCGTTGGTTGTGGGGGCGGTGGTTATGTTTATGTTGTAA